Proteins encoded within one genomic window of Geotalea daltonii FRC-32:
- the rfbF gene encoding glucose-1-phosphate cytidylyltransferase → MKVVILAGGFGTRISEESHLKPKPMVEIGEQPILWHIMKIYSHYGFNDFVICLGYKGYCIKEFFAHYFLHESDVTFDFKNQNQRVIHHHSAEPWTVTLVNTGLETMTGGRVRRVREYIGNEPFMLTYGDGVSDVNIKALVDYHQSHGKFATVTSIQPSGRFGALDLDSTSTVHGFKEKPKGDGAWINGGFFILQPEVFDFIAGDSTVLEQEPLEGLSKAGQLKAFKHSGFWQPMDTLRDKNYLEELWKTGKAPWKVWA, encoded by the coding sequence ATGAAAGTTGTTATACTTGCAGGTGGATTTGGAACAAGGATAAGTGAAGAATCCCACCTGAAGCCAAAACCGATGGTGGAGATCGGGGAGCAGCCAATTCTCTGGCACATAATGAAGATATATTCCCATTATGGCTTCAATGACTTCGTCATCTGTCTTGGTTACAAGGGGTATTGCATAAAAGAGTTCTTTGCCCACTATTTTCTCCATGAATCAGATGTCACCTTTGATTTCAAGAACCAGAATCAGAGAGTTATACATCATCACTCTGCAGAACCTTGGACCGTTACCCTTGTCAATACTGGCCTGGAAACTATGACCGGTGGCAGGGTTAGGAGAGTCAGGGAATATATTGGCAACGAACCCTTCATGCTTACCTATGGCGACGGCGTTTCGGACGTAAACATAAAGGCATTAGTCGACTATCACCAATCTCACGGCAAATTTGCAACCGTCACATCTATACAGCCTTCCGGCCGTTTTGGGGCACTTGATCTTGATTCCACCAGCACAGTGCATGGTTTCAAAGAAAAACCGAAGGGTGATGGGGCTTGGATTAACGGAGGGTTTTTCATTCTTCAGCCAGAAGTCTTCGATTTTATTGCAGGTGACTCTACCGTGCTGGAACAAGAGCCGTTGGAAGGGCTTTCAAAGGCGGGACAATTGAAAGCTTTTAAACATTCCGGTTTCTGGCAGCCAATGGATACACTGCGCGACAAGAACTATCTGGAAGAACTTTGGAAAACAGGCAAAGCGCCATGGAAGGTCTGGGCGTGA
- the wzy gene encoding oligosaccharide repeat unit polymerase gives MLYNSRYRLAEKIYLSLYITSLMLVGIFMMTTTNYSGELSSFEYLVSSSELTIILGYSVLGFIAAYFFYIITKDKRIAFSFSPFRVNILRLNIVFGGLLIAQLFFLVLTGVGRIGSQATNPFSPLFALLNIDGLFTIFYMLVRKSPCGNRTLFWFTVTIYVIYKLLQGWSGVFLTIFFMELYFYFQSHTFKFWNRIFMVILLPLFILLIGGKIYHYVFPYKLEVRGMGMSQVSYSESVVNLTNRLTFFPVAVGAYEKDLEIQHLAFQDGTFLREIKGFFRPFTPRFLMDDKDFRSINNLVMQSFFPSIEGSTSSDIGLIMYVYTLFKLNVGETIVWLVFTFMLLLFNKAIIDAFEQYKGQLNFIYFLLIMKLYYTASPEMVFGYGSISILFLLPLLFATGSIKFKR, from the coding sequence ATGCTTTACAATTCCAGATATAGGCTTGCAGAAAAAATTTACCTTTCCCTTTACATTACCAGTCTAATGCTTGTGGGAATTTTTATGATGACAACCACTAATTATTCAGGTGAGTTGTCTTCTTTCGAGTACTTGGTCAGCTCTAGTGAGCTAACTATTATCTTAGGTTACTCAGTCTTAGGCTTTATAGCCGCATATTTTTTCTATATTATTACAAAAGACAAGAGGATAGCTTTTTCATTCAGCCCATTTAGAGTTAATATTTTACGTTTAAATATTGTTTTTGGCGGGTTGTTAATTGCCCAACTATTTTTCCTTGTTTTGACAGGGGTGGGGCGTATAGGTAGTCAGGCAACAAATCCATTTTCCCCTCTTTTCGCGTTGTTAAACATAGATGGCTTGTTCACCATCTTTTACATGTTGGTCAGAAAGTCTCCATGTGGAAATAGAACCCTATTCTGGTTCACTGTTACAATATATGTCATTTACAAACTTCTGCAGGGTTGGTCAGGCGTCTTTTTGACAATCTTTTTCATGGAGCTTTACTTCTATTTTCAATCCCATACCTTCAAATTCTGGAACCGAATTTTCATGGTCATTCTATTGCCACTTTTTATCCTCCTGATTGGCGGTAAAATCTACCACTATGTTTTCCCCTATAAACTTGAAGTTAGAGGCATGGGGATGTCACAAGTTTCTTATTCAGAGAGTGTTGTTAATTTGACAAACCGGCTCACATTTTTTCCTGTTGCAGTCGGTGCATATGAGAAAGATTTAGAAATTCAGCACCTTGCCTTTCAGGATGGTACTTTTTTAAGAGAAATAAAAGGTTTTTTCAGGCCGTTCACTCCTCGATTCCTGATGGATGATAAAGACTTTAGGTCTATTAACAATCTTGTCATGCAATCTTTTTTCCCGAGTATTGAAGGTTCTACAAGTTCCGATATTGGCTTGATTATGTATGTTTATACACTTTTCAAGCTAAATGTTGGGGAAACAATTGTATGGCTCGTTTTCACATTCATGCTCCTATTGTTTAACAAAGCTATTATAGATGCATTTGAACAGTACAAAGGTCAGCTGAATTTTATCTATTTCTTACTAATTATGAAATTATATTACACAGCATCTCCTGAAATGGTCTTTGGATATGGATCGATCAGTATTTTGTTTTTGCTACCATTACTGTTTGCCACAGGCAGCATCAAATTCAAAAGGTAA
- a CDS encoding GDP-mannose 4,6-dehydratase, which translates to MKLLITGGCGFLGSNLASHAIQQGMDLVVFDNLYREGSLSNLQWLKGLGKFRFVHGDIRNQNDITRLVQDFQPSAVFHLAGQVAMTTSIANPRMDFEVNAMGTHNLLEAIRLYAPDAAVIYSSTNKVYGDLEQYSYRETATRYECVDHPRGFDESTSLDFHSPYGCSKGAADQYMLDYSRIFGLKTVVFRHSSMYGGRQFATYDQGWIGWFCQQAVATKAGTLKEPFTISGNGKQVRDVLHADDMIALYFSAFENIEKAKGNAFNIGGGIENSLSLLELFGLLEEIGKLKLDYRKLPPRESDQRVFVADLAKAKTLMGWSPKVSASDGVKRMLEWVSGN; encoded by the coding sequence ATGAAATTATTGATTACTGGGGGTTGCGGTTTTCTTGGTAGCAATCTTGCCTCACATGCTATTCAACAGGGCATGGATCTTGTAGTTTTTGATAACCTGTACCGTGAGGGATCTCTTTCGAACCTGCAGTGGCTTAAAGGTCTCGGAAAATTTCGGTTCGTTCACGGAGATATTAGAAATCAGAATGACATAACCCGGTTGGTGCAGGATTTCCAGCCATCGGCCGTCTTTCACCTGGCCGGACAGGTGGCCATGACAACCTCCATTGCAAATCCACGCATGGATTTTGAAGTCAACGCCATGGGCACTCACAATCTCCTTGAGGCGATACGGCTGTATGCTCCTGATGCAGCGGTTATTTATTCTTCCACAAACAAAGTTTATGGCGATCTTGAGCAGTACTCTTACCGGGAAACGGCCACAAGGTATGAGTGCGTCGACCATCCAAGGGGGTTTGATGAATCTACATCCCTTGATTTCCATTCTCCCTATGGCTGCTCGAAAGGGGCGGCAGACCAGTACATGCTCGATTACTCCCGTATTTTTGGGCTGAAAACAGTCGTTTTTCGCCATTCCTCAATGTATGGTGGACGGCAATTTGCTACGTATGATCAGGGGTGGATCGGCTGGTTCTGCCAACAGGCTGTAGCAACGAAAGCCGGAACACTCAAGGAACCTTTCACAATATCGGGAAATGGCAAGCAGGTGCGCGATGTGCTGCATGCCGACGATATGATTGCTCTCTACTTTTCAGCTTTTGAGAACATTGAGAAAGCCAAGGGTAATGCCTTTAATATAGGGGGCGGAATCGAGAACAGTCTTTCCTTGTTGGAGCTATTTGGGTTGTTGGAAGAGATTGGTAAGCTAAAGCTCGATTACAGAAAGCTTCCCCCGCGCGAAAGTGACCAGAGGGTTTTTGTCGCCGATCTTGCCAAGGCCAAGACTTTGATGGGTTGGTCCCCCAAAGTGTCTGCTAGTGATGGCGTGAAGCGAATGCTCGAATGGGTATCTGGAAATTGA
- a CDS encoding glycosyltransferase family 2 protein, translated as MTDVKLSFCIPTYNRAAYIEQTIESIADQITELRLTDSVEICISDNASIDETDQLVYHFKQRYPSIKVIYSKNDYNIGADLNYLRAVELASGEYCWFMGSDDVLKPNSLNTIFDKLKVKSSIYLCNRTFCDSSLNPISDQKWLKSYVRDEVFKIYDRKSFANYVDQCTSLGGLFSYLSSIIFKRSKWNSIPYDERFTGTAYAHVFKLFQFLIDGCTLNYISSPLVYCRGDNDSFLGKSLAKRVNLDLYGYLLLANTLFSKEEIIHSSLLKVLNSECNNAYFYSIRSTLKVRCFSEKEDWRNLKSQYESICGDNLKFLFVDKIPFALLFLFRMCFVLKRIIYV; from the coding sequence GTGACTGATGTGAAATTATCATTTTGCATACCTACATATAATCGTGCAGCTTATATCGAGCAGACGATTGAAAGCATCGCCGATCAAATCACTGAGCTACGACTTACTGATTCTGTTGAAATTTGTATTAGTGATAATGCCTCAATTGATGAAACAGATCAGCTGGTTTATCATTTTAAACAAAGATATCCTTCAATCAAGGTCATATACTCTAAGAATGACTATAACATTGGTGCAGACCTAAATTATCTGCGAGCTGTTGAGCTAGCTTCAGGCGAATATTGTTGGTTTATGGGAAGTGATGATGTATTGAAACCAAATTCCTTAAATACTATTTTCGATAAGCTCAAGGTCAAGTCTTCTATTTACCTCTGTAATCGAACTTTCTGTGATTCCAGTTTGAATCCAATTTCAGACCAGAAATGGTTGAAGAGTTATGTTAGAGATGAAGTTTTTAAAATTTACGACAGGAAATCTTTTGCTAACTATGTAGATCAGTGTACTTCTCTTGGAGGACTTTTTAGTTACCTGAGTTCTATAATTTTTAAGAGATCCAAATGGAATTCTATCCCCTATGACGAGAGGTTTACAGGAACAGCCTATGCCCATGTATTTAAATTGTTTCAATTTCTCATTGATGGCTGCACACTTAATTATATCAGCAGCCCTTTAGTCTATTGTCGTGGTGACAATGACAGCTTCTTAGGTAAAAGTCTGGCTAAGAGAGTAAACCTTGATTTGTATGGATATTTATTGCTTGCTAATACCTTGTTCAGCAAAGAAGAGATTATACATTCTAGCCTTTTGAAAGTGTTGAATTCTGAGTGTAATAATGCATATTTCTATTCCATACGTAGCACTTTAAAGGTAAGATGCTTTTCTGAAAAAGAAGACTGGCGGAATTTGAAGAGTCAATATGAAAGTATTTGCGGGGATAATCTCAAATTTTTATTTGTAGATAAAATACCTTTCGCTTTGCTCTTTTTATTTCGCATGTGCTTTGTCCTCAAAAGAATAATCTATGTATAA
- a CDS encoding GDP-L-fucose synthase family protein, with product MIEKKAKIYVAGHRGLVGSAIVRKLKAEGYDNLVVRTSAELDLRNQQAVSDFFQQEKPEYVFLAAAKVGGIVANNTYPAEFIHDNLMIQTNVIHQSWLNGVQRLLFLGSTCIYPKMAPQPIKEEYLLTGPLEPTNEPYAIAKITGIKMCQAYNRQYGTRFLAAMPTNLYGANDNFDLETSHVLPALMRKFHEAKVNGEDKVVVWGTGTPLREFLHVNDLADASVFLLNLPEDAFSSLLTDPSSPALLNVGSGEEITIKDLAVAIKDVVGYTDNLVFDASKPDGTPRKLSDVSRLNKLGWRHKIILADGLKTVYDWYTLQRQGS from the coding sequence ATGATTGAGAAAAAAGCGAAGATATATGTCGCCGGTCATCGGGGACTTGTTGGTTCTGCCATAGTCAGAAAACTTAAAGCGGAAGGTTACGACAACCTGGTTGTCAGGACAAGTGCTGAGCTGGATTTACGCAACCAGCAGGCCGTCTCTGATTTCTTCCAGCAGGAGAAGCCGGAGTACGTCTTTCTTGCCGCCGCCAAGGTTGGCGGAATCGTTGCCAACAATACCTATCCCGCCGAATTCATCCATGACAACCTGATGATCCAGACCAATGTCATTCATCAGTCATGGCTGAATGGTGTGCAGAGGTTGCTCTTCCTGGGGAGCACCTGCATCTATCCGAAAATGGCACCCCAGCCGATCAAGGAGGAATACCTCCTCACCGGTCCCCTGGAACCGACCAACGAACCTTATGCCATAGCCAAAATCACCGGCATCAAGATGTGCCAGGCCTACAATCGCCAGTATGGCACCAGGTTTCTTGCCGCCATGCCGACAAATCTTTACGGGGCCAACGACAATTTTGACCTGGAGACCTCCCATGTATTGCCGGCTTTGATGCGCAAGTTCCATGAGGCGAAGGTGAATGGGGAGGACAAGGTCGTTGTCTGGGGCACGGGAACTCCGCTCCGCGAGTTTCTCCATGTGAATGATCTGGCTGACGCCTCTGTATTTCTCCTGAATTTACCTGAAGATGCCTTTTCCTCACTCCTCACTGACCCCTCCTCACCAGCCTTACTAAATGTGGGGAGCGGCGAGGAGATTACCATCAAGGATTTGGCAGTCGCCATAAAAGATGTAGTTGGCTATACGGACAATCTGGTGTTTGATGCCAGCAAGCCAGATGGTACTCCGCGCAAGCTGTCGGATGTCTCTAGACTTAACAAGCTTGGCTGGCGGCACAAAATTATTTTGGCAGATGGCTTAAAGACAGTATACGATTGGTACACACTGCAGAGACAAGGGTCGTAG
- a CDS encoding glycosyltransferase, which yields MYKKSVFYISANLSSNASGGRLLSETNLKILEACTGIDIEVFSVGRGETEFNNIQSTTSTFSTGIANLNLFSGGLNRRAVNVIVNEIAKKQPVLLYLDTSLFGYLAFIVKKNFPSIKIITFFHNVEIDFKRQCYGGLKRLVYAPAIISDWVNEKLAISHSDTLVALHATDSNRLQRLYGRAADFIHPVCIADAKPACHYINSQVNLQPGYLLFVGSAFPPNIQALEFLCEHVMPFVDIPLVVIGANLETYTHKFGSKNVCIIGTVSDLEPYYRNAKLVVTPIFAGAGMKVKVAEALMHGRSVIGSRFSFIGYENAIAHGVCIIAETASEYINKIKGFTSSPDADSVAEKLFLEEFSVAAGINRMTEIVGGLNIGLLE from the coding sequence ATGTATAAAAAGTCCGTCTTTTACATAAGTGCCAATTTATCTTCAAATGCCAGTGGTGGCAGACTACTTTCTGAAACTAATTTAAAAATATTAGAAGCATGTACCGGCATTGACATTGAAGTTTTTTCTGTTGGTAGAGGGGAGACTGAATTTAACAATATCCAGTCAACTACAAGTACTTTCAGTACTGGAATAGCTAATCTAAATCTTTTCTCAGGTGGGTTGAATAGAAGGGCAGTCAACGTTATTGTAAACGAGATTGCTAAAAAACAGCCTGTTTTGCTTTACTTAGATACCTCATTATTTGGTTATTTGGCATTCATTGTTAAAAAAAATTTCCCCAGCATTAAAATTATTACTTTTTTCCACAATGTTGAAATTGATTTCAAAAGGCAGTGTTATGGAGGTTTAAAGAGGCTAGTTTACGCACCAGCAATTATTTCGGATTGGGTAAATGAAAAGCTGGCTATTTCACACTCTGATACATTAGTTGCTTTGCATGCAACAGACTCTAATCGATTGCAACGCTTATATGGTCGTGCCGCTGATTTCATTCATCCTGTTTGTATTGCCGATGCAAAGCCAGCATGTCATTACATTAACAGTCAAGTCAACTTGCAACCAGGCTACCTTCTTTTCGTGGGTTCAGCATTCCCACCAAATATACAGGCATTGGAATTCCTTTGCGAACATGTGATGCCATTTGTCGATATACCTTTAGTGGTCATAGGAGCAAATTTAGAGACATACACTCACAAGTTCGGATCAAAAAATGTATGTATTATTGGTACTGTTTCAGATCTTGAACCTTATTACAGGAACGCAAAACTTGTGGTTACTCCTATTTTTGCTGGTGCTGGTATGAAAGTGAAAGTGGCTGAAGCATTAATGCACGGCAGAAGTGTGATCGGAAGCAGGTTTTCTTTTATTGGTTATGAAAATGCCATTGCACATGGTGTGTGCATAATAGCAGAGACTGCTTCTGAATATATTAATAAAATTAAAGGGTTTACATCCTCCCCGGATGCTGATTCAGTAGCAGAAAAGTTGTTTTTGGAGGAGTTCAGTGTTGCAGCAGGGATTAATCGCATGACTGAAATTGTCGGTGGTTTAAACATTGGTTTACTTGAATAA
- the rfbH gene encoding lipopolysaccharide biosynthesis protein RfbH gives MSIEQEAKLRKEAIDAAIAYYNHVHGCKKKFSPGDRIPYAGRVFDEAEIINLVDSSLDFWLTTGRYAEKFETDFARFLGVQHCSLTNSGSSANLLAFMALTSLKLGQRRIKPGDEVITVAAGFPTTVAPIIQYGAIPVFVDVSLPTYNIDTALLDEALSEKTKAVMVAHTLGNPFDLAAVKAFCDRHNLWLIEDNCDALGSRYNYKGTWKYTGTIGDIGTSSFYPPHHMTMGEGGAVYTDDPQLKRLVESFRDWGRDCWCPSGKDNTCGNRFGQQFGELPFGYDHKYVYSHFGYNLKVTDMQAAIGCAQLEKLPQFIEARKKNWKLLRDGLAGLEDRLLLPEATENSDPSWFGFLLTVREGAGFNRDKIVNHLEGKGIQTRMLFAGNLTKHPCFDEMRREGKSYRVIGNLETTDSIMRETFWIGVYPGMTEEMIAYMISTIKGFACK, from the coding sequence GTGAGTATCGAACAAGAAGCTAAACTTCGCAAAGAGGCTATAGATGCAGCTATCGCTTACTATAATCATGTGCATGGTTGCAAAAAAAAATTCTCTCCTGGGGACCGTATTCCCTATGCAGGTCGTGTTTTCGACGAGGCTGAGATTATCAACCTCGTAGATTCTTCCCTGGATTTCTGGCTGACTACCGGCCGGTATGCCGAAAAATTCGAAACCGACTTCGCCAGGTTTTTGGGGGTCCAGCACTGTTCACTGACCAATTCCGGGTCTTCTGCCAACCTGCTGGCGTTTATGGCACTGACTTCACTTAAGCTGGGGCAGCGCCGGATAAAGCCAGGTGACGAGGTTATCACCGTTGCAGCCGGTTTCCCGACCACCGTGGCCCCTATCATTCAATACGGTGCAATACCGGTTTTCGTGGATGTTTCGCTGCCCACCTATAACATTGATACAGCCCTGCTGGATGAAGCTCTTTCCGAGAAGACAAAAGCGGTTATGGTTGCCCACACGCTGGGTAATCCCTTCGATCTGGCCGCTGTCAAGGCTTTCTGCGACCGGCACAACCTTTGGCTCATCGAGGACAACTGTGATGCGCTAGGCTCCCGCTACAACTATAAAGGTACCTGGAAATATACCGGCACTATCGGTGATATCGGCACATCCAGCTTTTATCCACCCCACCATATGACCATGGGGGAGGGGGGCGCCGTCTATACCGATGATCCTCAACTGAAGCGCCTGGTGGAATCATTCCGCGACTGGGGGCGTGACTGCTGGTGCCCATCAGGCAAGGACAATACCTGCGGCAACCGCTTCGGCCAGCAGTTTGGCGAGCTCCCCTTCGGCTATGACCATAAGTATGTCTATTCCCATTTCGGTTACAACCTGAAAGTAACTGATATGCAGGCGGCAATCGGCTGTGCCCAGTTGGAAAAGCTGCCGCAATTCATTGAAGCGAGGAAGAAAAATTGGAAACTGCTGCGTGACGGACTTGCGGGACTGGAAGACAGACTGCTCTTACCTGAGGCGACGGAGAATAGTGACCCCTCCTGGTTCGGTTTCCTCCTTACAGTCCGTGAAGGGGCCGGTTTCAACCGGGATAAGATTGTTAATCATTTAGAGGGGAAAGGTATACAGACGCGGATGCTTTTTGCGGGTAATTTAACCAAGCATCCTTGCTTTGACGAAATGCGCCGTGAAGGGAAGAGCTATCGGGTTATTGGAAATCTAGAGACCACAGACAGCATCATGCGCGAAACCTTCTGGATTGGTGTTTATCCAGGGATGACGGAAGAGATGATTGCATACATGATCTCGACAATAAAAGGCTTTGCTTGTAAATGA
- a CDS encoding MATE family efflux transporter: MKLAVVAGWIARALVIILSLVNSRLLIDLVGVEGLAVQSILVSLTTWFTLLNFGIPQAVQNLISRCRAEGHNHELLKQTASSALVVIFVVLLPVVMLLGVAIRHFVLARYPGVATITVILFCVGLFIAGLSVLFNLVLYAEQRGHWPNLYPAVNSLFVTGSLIAFRFLAIYDINQILLILVIGNLLVAAIGALQAGVYRRWSLDRHILKEIWHHSRGFALFSFLAAGVLGIDYLVMSRVLAAHDIAVYNICQRVFMALFSVHAIILTSAWSSVSETLFAKQWELARKKIRSLLIIGGGMVIILGSFIMIFMENIADIVSHHVITLVPVSLTSLFVIYMLLRVWSDTYAMALLSFNETNLLNRYVPVQAIVSILAQIVLGKEYGSTGIMLGLILSFAVTSVWILPKAFYHTTRERACD; encoded by the coding sequence ATGAAGCTAGCTGTGGTAGCAGGATGGATTGCAAGAGCACTAGTTATTATACTCTCTCTAGTAAACTCGCGGTTGTTGATAGATTTAGTTGGCGTAGAGGGTTTGGCAGTACAATCCATCCTTGTGTCACTGACAACCTGGTTCACATTGCTGAACTTTGGTATTCCACAGGCGGTACAGAACCTTATTTCCCGTTGCAGAGCGGAAGGACATAATCACGAACTGCTTAAGCAAACGGCTAGCAGTGCACTGGTGGTAATTTTTGTTGTTCTGCTGCCAGTAGTGATGCTTCTGGGCGTTGCAATCAGGCATTTTGTGCTGGCCCGTTACCCGGGTGTGGCAACAATAACCGTCATCCTTTTTTGTGTCGGGTTATTTATTGCCGGGCTGAGCGTTCTGTTCAACCTTGTGCTTTATGCAGAGCAACGTGGACATTGGCCGAATCTTTATCCCGCTGTTAATTCTCTTTTTGTCACTGGAAGCCTTATAGCATTCCGTTTTCTGGCTATCTACGATATTAACCAGATACTGTTGATTCTTGTGATTGGTAACCTTCTTGTTGCTGCTATAGGGGCTTTGCAGGCGGGGGTGTACCGCAGGTGGTCTCTCGACAGGCATATTCTAAAGGAAATTTGGCATCACAGCCGTGGTTTTGCTCTTTTTTCGTTTCTTGCGGCAGGAGTATTGGGCATTGACTATCTTGTAATGTCTCGTGTATTGGCTGCACATGACATTGCAGTCTACAACATCTGCCAACGCGTATTTATGGCTTTATTTTCTGTGCATGCCATCATATTGACTTCAGCTTGGTCATCTGTTTCTGAAACTCTCTTTGCCAAACAGTGGGAGCTTGCTAGAAAAAAAATAAGGAGTTTACTGATCATCGGTGGTGGTATGGTGATTATTTTAGGATCTTTTATCATGATCTTCATGGAAAATATAGCTGACATTGTTTCCCATCATGTAATCACTTTAGTACCTGTTTCTTTGACATCTCTTTTTGTCATTTACATGTTGTTACGTGTTTGGTCAGATACGTATGCAATGGCATTGCTGAGTTTCAACGAAACAAACCTATTGAATCGTTATGTTCCTGTTCAAGCAATCGTGAGCATACTGGCACAAATTGTACTTGGAAAAGAATATGGTTCGACAGGGATCATGTTGGGTCTTATACTTTCATTTGCAGTAACATCTGTTTGGATACTGCCTAAAGCATTCTATCATACAACTAGAGAGCGTGCCTGTGACTGA
- a CDS encoding NAD-dependent epimerase/dehydratase family protein translates to MKILVTGATGFLGSHLVRALLKRGHQIIVLKRSFSDLSRISDLMSSVETYDIDKMDLSLPFAEQGHIDVVIHAATCYGRNKERVTDIVQANMAFPLQLLTSAVSAKISAFINTDTSLEMFLNPYALSKKQFKDWGVLAANQRGITFINLELEHFYGPGDDHSKFVTMLIRKCLQNVKELNLTAGEQKRDFIHIDDVVSAYLLILDQLQIKKPSFKNYSLGSGNTIAVRALVEKIHVMTGSHTVLNFGAIPYRQNEVMDSCADITALNSLGWTPKISLDNGLGMTIPYEKQRLQKG, encoded by the coding sequence ATGAAGATTCTTGTTACCGGTGCTACAGGTTTCCTTGGAAGCCATCTGGTGCGGGCCCTTCTGAAACGGGGACATCAGATAATAGTATTAAAAAGGAGCTTTTCTGATCTTTCACGTATATCTGATCTTATGTCTTCGGTTGAAACTTACGACATTGACAAAATGGATCTGTCGCTGCCTTTTGCAGAGCAGGGACATATCGATGTAGTCATACATGCTGCCACATGTTATGGGCGAAACAAAGAGAGAGTAACAGATATAGTTCAAGCTAATATGGCCTTTCCTCTACAGTTACTTACTTCAGCAGTCTCTGCCAAAATATCTGCTTTTATAAACACTGACACATCTCTGGAAATGTTCCTAAACCCTTACGCTCTTTCAAAGAAACAATTTAAGGACTGGGGTGTGCTTGCAGCCAACCAACGAGGCATTACATTCATAAATCTGGAACTGGAACATTTTTATGGACCGGGTGACGATCATTCCAAATTCGTAACAATGTTGATCAGAAAGTGTCTTCAGAATGTGAAAGAGCTGAATCTGACAGCCGGCGAGCAGAAGCGCGATTTCATTCACATAGACGATGTCGTTTCAGCGTATCTGCTCATTCTCGATCAGTTACAGATAAAAAAGCCATCCTTTAAGAATTATAGTCTTGGTTCCGGGAATACCATTGCGGTAAGGGCTCTTGTTGAGAAAATTCATGTGATGACCGGATCTCATACAGTGCTTAATTTTGGCGCCATCCCCTACCGTCAGAACGAGGTAATGGATTCATGTGCCGACATAACAGCCCTCAATTCGCTCGGATGGACTCCAAAGATCTCCTTGGACAATGGCCTTGGCATGACCATTCCATACGAAAAGCAGCGATTACAAAAAGGATAG
- the rfbG gene encoding CDP-glucose 4,6-dehydratase, which yields MRQFFLGKKIFVTGHTGFKGSWLCLWLHQLGAEINGYALDPPTNPSLFKLARVAELLQAHTVADIRDGAALTAAMQKAQPEIVIHMAAQPLVRDSYAIPVDTYAINVMGTVNLLEAVRNCPSVKAVVNVTTDKCYENKEWVWGYRENEAMGGYDPYSSSKGCSELVTSAYRQSFFNPLHYSQHNVAIATARAGNVIGGGDWANDRLIPDIVRSLLAGEPVRIRNPHAIRPWQHVLEPLSGYLTLAQYLFQSGTEYAEGWNFGPADNDARPVEWIVNEMCRLWGNGTRYEIDKGEHLHEAHYLKLDCSKARMRLNWQPHWSLDEALANIIEWVKVYSAGGDIRSCCLEQIKSYESYRGELR from the coding sequence GTGAGACAATTTTTCCTCGGCAAAAAGATCTTCGTAACTGGCCATACTGGGTTCAAGGGAAGCTGGCTTTGCCTATGGCTGCATCAACTGGGGGCAGAGATAAATGGCTACGCCCTCGATCCCCCCACCAACCCAAGCCTGTTCAAATTGGCGCGGGTTGCAGAGCTGCTGCAGGCTCACACTGTTGCTGACATCCGCGATGGTGCTGCTCTCACAGCCGCCATGCAGAAGGCTCAGCCCGAAATCGTCATACACATGGCTGCCCAACCCTTGGTGAGGGATTCTTATGCAATCCCTGTCGATACCTATGCCATCAATGTCATGGGTACCGTCAATCTCCTTGAAGCGGTTCGAAATTGTCCGTCCGTTAAGGCAGTTGTCAACGTTACCACCGACAAATGTTACGAGAATAAGGAATGGGTTTGGGGATATCGTGAAAACGAGGCCATGGGGGGATATGACCCTTATTCCAGCAGTAAAGGGTGCTCCGAGTTGGTGACTTCGGCCTATCGGCAGTCCTTTTTCAACCCGTTGCATTATTCTCAGCACAATGTAGCCATTGCCACTGCACGAGCCGGCAATGTCATCGGCGGTGGCGATTGGGCCAATGATCGCCTGATCCCCGATATCGTCCGGTCATTGCTTGCCGGTGAGCCGGTCCGCATTCGCAACCCACACGCCATTCGCCCGTGGCAGCATGTGCTGGAGCCGCTATCAGGTTACCTCACGTTGGCACAATATTTATTCCAAAGTGGGACTGAATATGCCGAAGGCTGGAATTTCGGCCCTGCTGACAATGATGCAAGGCCGGTGGAATGGATAGTAAACGAGATGTGCCGACTGTGGGGCAACGGCACGCGGTATGAGATCGACAAAGGTGAACATCTACATGAGGCCCACTACCTCAAGCTGGACTGCTCGAAGGCGCGCATGCGTCTGAACTGGCAACCCCACTGGAGCTTGGACGAGGCTTTGGCCAACATCATCGAATGGGTAAAGGTATATTCCGCCGGTGGTGATATCCGGTCCTGTTGCCTTGAACAAATCAAATCGTATGAGAGCTACAGAGGGGAGTTGCGGTGA